GTCCACAAACGTCCGCGGAGCCTGGATGCGTTCCGTCAAATAACGCAGGTACCGCTCGCGGGCCTCCGGCGCGGTAGCAAAGTCCGCCGTGATCGCGGGATCGGCCAACAGCGCATCCGGCAGCACCGCCACGATCTCCTCGAGCACCTCAGCGGAGAGAGCCGCGGCCATTTCCGCATCCGCCGCGCGCAGGTCACCGCTCGCGGCCAGCAGCACGTGATCGCGGATCAGCGGAAACGGCGTCCGCGTCCGCGTCTCGTCCACCGAGCCCCACTTGTGCTGGGCGTAAAGGGCCGCCCCGTGATCGATGAGCCACGGCCGGCGCTCCCAGATCAGCAGGTTGGGATTGCGCGCCGTGCGATCGGGATTGGTGGTGAACGCGTCCAGCCACACGATGCGCGCGGCAAGCTCCGGATCCACCAGGTCGCCCGCGACCGACGGCTGAAAGTTGAACGCGCCGTCCAGGTAGCGCAGCCCCATGTTCAGCCCCACGCTGGCCTTGAGCAGATCCTGGATTTCGGGATCCGGCTCGCCCCGCCCGAACTCCGGCAGCACCTCAATCAGCGCCAGCTCCGGCACGGGCAGCCGCGCGGCCTGCGCGATCATCCCCACCAGCAGCTCGGCCACAAGCGCCTTGGCGCCCTGTCCCGCGCCGCGGAACTTGGCCACGAACAGCCCACCGCCATGCGTGTCCACCACCGCGGGAAGGGTCCCTCCTTCGCGCAGCGGCTGCACGTAGCGCGTGGCCGTGTACACCGGAAGCTCAGTCATCACCACGCAAGCAGAAGGAACCTGTCCCGAAACGCCCAAGGTACGCTCTTCTCGAGGGTGGATCAACGGAGAAGTCGGCAGAGCCCACCTGCGCATCCCACGCCCGTTCTCGCGCGGAAAGCAGATCCTTCGTCGGCGCCCGGCTTCGGCGCGGCTGAGAGTCGGTCCGGCGCCGCCTCAGGATGACGCCGTGGGCCGCCCGACGAGAACGATGGTGCTCTCGAGAGAGTGCGCGAGCGTGCACGAGGTCCGCGGCCGCAGTCCGCGGAGGCGGACTTCGCGTGTTTCGAG
This portion of the Longimicrobium terrae genome encodes:
- a CDS encoding HipA family kinase, whose translation is MTELPVYTATRYVQPLREGGTLPAVVDTHGGGLFVAKFRGAGQGAKALVAELLVGMIAQAARLPVPELALIEVLPEFGRGEPDPEIQDLLKASVGLNMGLRYLDGAFNFQPSVAGDLVDPELAARIVWLDAFTTNPDRTARNPNLLIWERRPWLIDHGAALYAQHKWGSVDETRTRTPFPLIRDHVLLAASGDLRAADAEMAAALSAEVLEEIVAVLPDALLADPAITADFATAPEARERYLRYLTERIQAPRTFVDEAINAREVRRREPPPRLSSRR